A single genomic interval of Monodelphis domestica isolate mMonDom1 chromosome X, mMonDom1.pri, whole genome shotgun sequence harbors:
- the LOC103098855 gene encoding short transient receptor potential channel 5-like yields the protein MFQARKVVHSHHAPSELSFLRKSVTLQFVAQPNCQQLLATLWYDGFPGWRRRHWGVKMLTCITIGLLFPMLSIAYLVAPRSNLGLFIKKPFIKFICHTASYLTFLFMLLLASQHIVRTDLHVQGPPPTVVEWMILPWVLGFIWGEIKEMWDGGFNEYIHDWWNLMDFAMNSLYLATISLKIVAYVKYNGSRPREEWEMWHPTLIAEALFAISNILSSLRLISLFTANSHLGPLQISLGRMLLDILKFLFIYCLVLLAFANGLNQLYFYYETRASDEPDNCKGIRCEKQNNAFST from the exons tttgttGCTCAGCCAAACTGCCAGCAGCTGCTGGCCACACTGTGGTATGATGGCTTTCCAGGCTGGCGGCGGAGACATTGGGGAGTCAAAATGTTGACCTGCATCACCATTGGCCTCCTGTTCCCCATGCTGTCTATAGCCTACTTGGTTGCCCCCAGGAGCAACCTGGGGCTCTTCATCAAGAAACCCTTCATCAAGTTTATCTGCCACACGGCCTCCTACCTGACGTTCCTCTTCATGCTTCTCCTGGCATCCCAGCACATAGTCAGGACAGACCTGCACGTGCAGGGGCCACCGCCCACTGTGGTAGAGTGGATGATACTGCCTTGGGTTCTAG GTTTCATTTGGggagaaattaaggagatgtGGGACGGCGGCTTCAACGAGTACATCCACGACTGGTGGAACCTGATGGATTTTGCCATGAACTCGCTCTATCTGGCGACAATCTCACTGAAAATCGTTGCCTATGTCAAG tACAATGGTTCTCGTcccagggaagaatgggaaatgtGGCACCCGACCCTGATTGCGGAAGCTCTCTTTGCAATCTCCAACATTTTAAGTTCCTTGCGGCTCATATCCCTGTTCACAGCCAACTCCCACCTGGGACCTTTGCAGATCTCCTTGGGGCGCATGTTGCTTGACATCCTCAAATTCCTCTTTATCTATTGCCTGGTCCTACTGGCTTTTGCCAATGGATTGAACCAGCTTTACTTTTATTATGAGACCAGAGCCTCCGACGAACCCGACAACTGCAAGGGGATCCGCTGTGAGAAGCAAAACAACGCCTTCTCCACGTAA